In Debaryomyces hansenii CBS767 chromosome A complete sequence, a genomic segment contains:
- a CDS encoding DEHA2D00198p (no similarity): protein MTEGFEELKAALESQIENLSNRRRLRSQSSGNFFSDREWTPRVLFALVLRKYIYQAFLCGTDRIFISDHQTFLGFFKYEIIDDKMTIDYYIIGDPETVEHGITLRSVIAGFFYKHEADVIDTMGRLKKTFEVARRTKESDPFSNVLPKKSYGSSGKLSYSGDSGDSGVSSKLDFW from the coding sequence ATGACGGaaggatttgaagaattaaaggcAGCTTTAGAGAGTCAAATTGAGAATTTGCTGAACCGAAGAAGATTGAGGCTGCAATCAAGTGGGAACTTTTTTTCAGATAGGGAGTGGACGCCTAGGGTATTATTTGCTTTGGTTTTAAggaaatatatataccaAGCTTTCCTCTGTGGAACCGACAGGATTTTTATTTCAGATCACCAAACATTCTTAGGGTTCTTTAAgtatgaaattattgatgataaaatgACTATAGACTACTATATCATTGGTGATCCAGAAACTGTGGAGCATGGCATTACTTTGAGGTCGGTAATAGCCGGATTTTTCTATAAGCATGAGGCTGATGTGATTGACACAATGGGCAGGTTGAAGAAAACTTTTGAGGTGGCAAGAAGAACTAAAGAACTGGATCCATTTCTGAACGTTTTGCCTAAAAAATCTTACGGATCTTCAGGAAAATTGTCATATAGTGGGGACAGTGGGGATAGTGGGGTCTCAAGCAAGTTAGATTTTT
- a CDS encoding DEHA2D00220p (no similarity) yields the protein MDNYFGSPSIIRPPLDQRRTIQPDIIHMINRFGHTISRNCIWDR from the coding sequence ATGGACAACTATTTTGGCAGTCCATCTATTATACGACCCCCATTGGATCAACGAAGAACAATACAACCTGATATCATTCATATGATAAATAGATTCGGGCATACAATATCCCGAAATTGTATTTGGGATAGGTGA
- a CDS encoding DEHA2D00242p (no similarity): protein MPFMPILVYTSRAFITADFREMSSDEFKERYLAPLDKALRESNLSDDYLSKKYRYPFGDAIHVE from the coding sequence ATGCCTTTTATGCCTATTCTTGTATATACCAGTCGTGCATTTATTACTGCTGATTTCAGGGAGATGAGTagtgatgaattcaaagaaaGGTACCTTGCTCCACTTGATAAGGCTCTTAGAGAATCAAACCTTAGTGATGATTACTTATCCAAAAAGTATCGTTATCCATTCGGAGATGCTATTCATGTGGAATAA